TTGGTGATAGGACAATTGTCATTTTCACTGATTGCAGGCTACAAACTCCACCTATTTGGATCTTCTCGAAAATTTGGAGGTACAGCAGGAGCAATGTACGAAGCAAATAAAACATCAACGCTACCGCATGCAacagatttccaaaaatatcaagCAGTAAGTCgcacaaaattaataatttattgcCTTTACTGATAAGATCGTTTGAGAGAGTTAACCAAATAGGCATCAATCAAAAGCCCATGAGCTGATAAGATAATTATTTCTC
This is a stretch of genomic DNA from Culex pipiens pallens isolate TS chromosome 1, TS_CPP_V2, whole genome shotgun sequence. It encodes these proteins:
- the LOC120428525 gene encoding transmembrane protein 120 homolog; translated protein: MELNLDEYVKEWTELSNEYKSLEATNSTYLDLLENLEVQQEQCTKQIKHQRYRMQQISKNIKQ